From a region of the Sesamum indicum cultivar Zhongzhi No. 13 linkage group LG3, S_indicum_v1.0, whole genome shotgun sequence genome:
- the LOC105159017 gene encoding inactive glucose-1-phosphate adenylyltransferase small subunit 2, chloroplastic — translation MPLFSSLYPQLRLPHFKAALEFGSTSPPSLFIKNSQQPKCSNSLFPPANQSVAAIVFGDGSSHSRLYPLTKRRSEAAIPIAGNYRLIDAVVSNCINSDITKIYALTQFNSTSLNSHLARAYSGARLLKEGFVEVIAAYQSPEDNGWFQGTADAIRRCLWVLEEHPVIEFLVLPGHHLYKMDYQRIVDAHRQSKADITVSVFSKTKDEDLGFGIFKLNAENQVLEFRDNPETTGVLKSISVENFDENVKYNFPSMGIYVINRDIMIKLLTEHFPTANDLKSQVIPGAISLGMKVQAYQFDGYWEDMGSVAAYYRANMETIRRTNKAYNFYDRASPMYTLPRHLPPSLVTDAVITDSVIGDGCILCKCRIRGTVVGMRTRIGDDAVIEDSVILGSDSYHHNGISEGEATSIPVGIGEGSHIRQAIIDKNARIGKNVMIINKDSVQEGNMEANGYIISGGIVVVIRNAVIPDGSIL, via the exons ATGCCTCTGTTTTCTTCATTGTATCCTCAATTAAGGCTTCCACATTTCAAGGCTGCATTGGAGTTTGGCTCTACGTCTCCTCCGAGTTTGTTCATAAAGAATTCACAGCAGCCCAAGTGCTCGAATTCCCTGTTCCCTCCAGCAAACCAG AGTGTTGCAGCGATTGTGTTTGGAGATGGATCATCGCATTCAAGGCTCTACCCGTTGACAAAGAGAAGATCAGAAGCCGCTATTCCTATAGCTGGAAACTATAGACTAATCGATGCCGTTGTGAGCAACTGCATTAACAGCGACATAACGAAGATATATGCACTCACACAGTTCAACTCCACCTCTCTGAACTCTCACCTTGCAAGAGCTTATTCCGGAGCACGTCTCTTAAAGGAGGGATTTGTTGAGGTTATTGCAGCATATCAGAGCCCGGAAGACAATGGCTGGTTTCAG GGAACTGCAGATGCTATTAGGAGGTGTTTGTGGGTGCTGGAAGAGCATCCAGTTATCGAGTTCTTGGTTCTTCCCGGCCACCACCTTTATAAAATGGATTACCAGAGAATTGTAGACGCCCACCGGCAAAGCAAAGCTGATATTACCGTCTCAGTGTTTAGTAAAACAAAGGATGAGGACTTAGGATTTGGGATATTCAAACTAAATGCTGAAAATCAAGTTCTTGAGTTTAGAGACAATCCAGAAACAACCGGCGTTCTGAAGTCCATATCA GTGGAGAACTTTGATGAAAATGTGAAGTATAATTTTCCCAGCATGGGGATCTATGTTATTAACAGAGATATCATGATAAAGCTCCTGACAGAGCATTTTCCCACTGCAAATGACTTGAAAAGTCAAGTAATTCCAGGTGCAATTTCTCTTGGAATGAAG GTTCAGGCTTATCAATTTGATGGATATTGGGAGGATATGGGAAGCGTAGCAGCTTACTATCGCGCAAATATGGAAACCATTCGTAGGACAAACAAAGCATACAA CTTCTACGATAGAGCTTCTCCTATGTACACATTGCCCCGTCATTTGCCTCCAAGTCTTGTAACTGATGCTGTCATAACAGATTCCGTCATTGGAGATGGTTGCATTCTATGC AAATGCAGAATAAGAGGAACAGTAGTCGGTATGAGGACAAGGATAGGCGACGATGCTGTGATTGAGGATTCGGTCATTTTGGGTTCTGATTCCTATCATCAT AATGGTATTAGTGAAGGGGAAGCCACCAGCATACCTGTCGGGATCGGGGAAGGCTCACACATAAGGCAAGCTATAATTGACAAGAATGCAAGAATTGGCAAGAATGTCATG ATTATAAACAAGGACAGTGTCCAAGAAGGGAACATGGAAGCAAATGGTTATATCATATCAGGAGGAATAGTTGTTGTCATAAGGAATGCAGTGATCCCAGATGGCAGCATCCTCTGA
- the LOC105158829 gene encoding pentatricopeptide repeat-containing protein At1g76280, translated as MMRLAVRLKPMRNSFWEWKASETGRKSSAGFVEAWRSLATSNGSWLREPIVRPMQDEIVNALHLGERTRASHLLSELGREGQALQAADFISILQYCARTPDPLFVMETWKLMEEKDVELNGKCYFLTIRALCKGGYLKEAFNIIQTENSDIYPTLPVYNNLLEACVQVNSLNHASECLHLMEQQGVGKNAITYFLLLKLAVVRQDLSAVRDIWKEYINCHTLGIITLRKFIWSFTRLRDLDSAYVALQQMIAMALQQKFRLTKNAEGRLSDLMLDIPIPCRNELTLNGYAKNNCTSIPSVAGYCDEKYSIKGFKFGMEAKKVEADGFSLSKQPISEPVVKLLRCSFGDLIHTCANSQNVLLAEQLMLQMQNLGLEPSCSTYNGFIRALVSVKGFHDGMEMLKVMQQKNMKLHDSTLAALSVSCSRGLELDLAETFLSQISKCHHTYPFNAFLEACDILDKPERAVRVLAKMKHLKILPDVRTYERLFSLFGNVNAPYEDGNMLSQFDAAKRINAIEMDMMRNGIQHSQLSMQNLLKALGMEGMTKELIQYLSAAEDQFLHRSTHVGAHIYNTVLHSLVEAKESHVAIKIFRSMISCGVSPTAASYDIMIDCCSIIKCYRSACALISMMIREGFYPTAVTYTSLIKILLKFEDFDEALKLLHQAISEGIQPDLVLYNTILQAASEKGRIDVIELIVEQMHQDKIQPDPSSCSHVFAAYANNGFHSTAMEALQVLSMRMISEEDNILEEHRLEYENLIFDEDLEAESKILEVFKDSAYLAVAILYLRWCATFGFPISWLPNQSPWAKRLSWYHASRLG; from the exons ATGATGAG GTTAGCTGTACGCCTTAAACCGATGAGAAATTCGTTCTGGGAATGGAAAGCATCAGAAACC GGGCGAAAGAGTTCAGCTGGCTTTGTTGAAGCGTGGCGATCTTTAGCAACTTCTAATG GATCATGGCTAAGGGAGCCAATTGTGAGGCCAATGCAAGACGAAATTGTTAATGCGCTTCATTTGGGGGAGAGAACTAGAGCTTCTCATCTGCTGTCTGAGCTTGGCAGGGAAGGCCAAGCATTGCAAGCTGCGGATTTCATTTCTATACTTCAGTATTGTGCAAGAACACCTGATCCATTG TTTGTGATGGAGACATGGAAACTTATGGAGGAAAAGGATGTTGAATTGAATGGCAAATgttattttcttacaattcGAGCTCTATGTAAAGGCGGTTATTTAAAGGAG GCATTCAATATTATTCAAACAGAAAACTCAGACATCTATCCTACATTGCCGGTATACAACAATTTGTTGGAAGCCTGCGTTCAAGTGAATAGCTTAAATCACGCTAGTGAATGCTTGCATTTGATGGAGCAGCAGGGGGTGGGAAAAAATGCTATAACTTACTTCCTTCTTCTCAAG CTTGCAGTCGTGCGGCAGGACCTCTCAGCAGTCCGTGATATTTGGAAGGAGTATATCAACTGCCATACTCTTGGAATTATAACTCTCAGGAAGTTTATATGGTCCTTCACAAGGTTGAGAGATTTAGATTCTGCTTATGTGGCCTTACAGCAAATGATAGCCATGGCTTTACAGCAGAAATTTAGACTCACCAAAAATGCTGAAGGAAGGTTGTCTGATTTGATGTTGGACATTCCTATCCCTTGCCGTAATGAGTTGACTTTGAATGGATATGCAAAGAATAATTGTACTTCTATACCTTCTGTTGCTGGATATTGTGATGAGAAGTACTCAATTAAGGGGTTTAAATTTGGCATGGAAGCAAAAAAAGTTGAGGCAGATGGATTCAGTTTGTCAAAACAGCCCATCTCTGAACCAGTTGTGAAACTATTGAGGTGCTCCTTTGGTGACTTGATTCATACTTGTGCTAATTCACAAAATGTTCTGTTGGCTGAGCAATTAATGTTACAG ATGCAAAATCTTGGCTTGGAACCGTCATGCAGTACATATAATGGCTTCATAAGAGCATTGGTTTCTGTGAAGGGTTTCCATGATGGCATGGAAATG CTAAAAGTTATGCaacagaaaaatatgaagCTTCATGATTCAACTCTTGCAGCCTTATCAGTCAGCTGCAGCAGGGGTTTAGAACTGGATTTGGCTGAGACATTCTTGTCTCAGATATCAAAATGTCATCACACTTACCCTTTCAATGCATTCCTTGAAGCATGTGATATTCTG GACAAACCTGAACGAGCTGTTCGGGTATTAGCTAAAATGAAACATTTAAAGATTCTGCCCGATGTCAGAACATATGAACGACTGTTTTCATTATTTGGCAATGTCAATGCGCCTTATGAAGATGGAAATATGCTATCACAGTTTGATGCTGCTAAAAGGATAAATGCAATAGAAATGGATATGATGAGAAATGGCATCCAACACAGTCAGTTATCAATGCAAAACCTT CTGAAAGCTCTTGGGATGGAAGGAATGACAAAGGAACTGATTCAGTACTTGAGTGCTGCAGAGGACCAGTTTTTACACAGAAGCACTCATGTGGGAGCACATATTTATAACACTGTTTTGCATTCGCTTGTTGAGGCTAAAGAA AGTCATGTGGCAATTAAGATATTCAGGAGTATGATTTCTTGTGGAGTCTCACCAACTGCAGCCAGTTATGATATCATGATTGACTGCTGTAGtataataaaatgttataGATCTGCTTGTGCCCTGATATCGATGATGATCCGTGAGGGTTTCTATCCAACAGCTGTGACTTATACATCCCTCATAAAG ATCTTGCTGAAATTTGAAGACTTTGATGAGGCCTTGAAACTACTCCATCAGGCGATCTCAGAAGGGATTCAACCTGATCTGGTGTTGTATAACACTATTCTTCAAGCAGCTAGTGAAAAG ggAAGAATCGATGTGATTGAGCTGATTGTTGAGCAGATGCATCAAGATAAAATCCAGCCTGATCCGTCATCTTGCAGTCATGTTTTCGCGGCATATGCAAACAATGGCTTCCATAGCACTGCCATGGAAGCCTTGCAAGTTTTGAGCATGAGAATGATTTCTGAAGAAGACAATATTCTCGAAGAGCACAGATTAGAGTATGAGAATCTAATTTTTGATGAGGACTTGGAAGCTGAATCAAAGATACTCGAGGTTTTCAAAGATTCAGCATATCTTGCTGTTGCCATACTGTATTTGAGATGGTGTGCTACTTTTGGATTTCCGATATCTTGGTTGCCAAATCAAAGTCCTTGGGCCAAGAGACTATCATGGTATCATGCTTCTAGACTTGGCTAA
- the LOC105159016 gene encoding fatty acyl-CoA reductase 2-like, which yields MKFSLEKFPRKITKVSLFGGYDEKNNLRSRSRSCRELAVNYNGYPYFTSPRHPLESELAMQEADCSTAEDGSGIGIVNFFQGKNIFITGGTGLVGKVLIEKLLRSTSVGKIYVLVKANDKETASQRLSEEIIHSELFECIREKYGSSYEEFVREKLIPIAGNICKSNLGMDPYYTHTITEQVDVIIGSAASTNLNDRYDFSLDVNVNAPQRLMRFAKTCKNLKLFVHVSTGLRLGVAYVNGRREGIIFEKPLSMGENGKKEDDGTSSSLFPRLDVTDEINLAMKSCIASTENDLTKNLKRLGLERAAFYGWYTTYHMTKAMGEMVINEMRGDVPVLIVRPSVIESSYKEPIPGWIQGNRMFDPVIMSYGKGLLPAYLADPDVYMDIVPVDLVANTIIAAIAKHGIVKKPDLNVYHAATNFVNPLQYSDFFDYIYEYFNAKPATLSGSIAKMKLFKEFGDFSKYIRDELLQPDGVTNAMTPQKLQKQYKAKVAYAEQLCKMYEFIGFFQARFHTGNTRKLLEEMSEEEKLCFEVDARKIDWRKYFVQIHIPGFRKHVLNDTKVSV from the exons atgaagttttctttggaAAAATTTCCTCGCAAGATCACTAAAGTTTCGTTGTTTGGTGGTTATGATGAGAAGAACAATTTGAGATCAAGATCAAGAAGCTGTCGGGAATTGGCTGTCAATTACAATGGCTATCCCTATTTCACTTCTCCCCGCCACCCTCTTGAATCGGAACTGGCAATGCAAGAGGCGGATTGCAGTACTGCCGAGGACGGTAGCGGCATAGGGATCGTTAATTTCTTCCAAGGaaagaatattttcattacCGGGGGAACTGGTCTTGTTGGAAAAG TTCTGATCGAAAAGTTATTAAGATCGACATCAGTGGGTAAAATATATGTACTTGTGAAGGCAAACGATAAGGAGACTGCATCGCAAAGATTGTCAGAAGAA ATTATACATTCAGAATTATTTGAATGTATACGAGAAAAATATGGAAGCTCATACGAAGAATTTGTACGAGAGAAGTTGATACCTATTGCTGGAAATATTTGCAAATCCAATCTAGGAATGGACCCTTATTACACACATACAATCACAGAGCAAGTGGATGTGATCATAGGGTCCGCAGCTAGCACAAATTTGAATGACAG GTACGACTTCTCACTCGATGTAAACGTGAATGCTCCTCAACGCTTGATGAGGTTTGCTAAGACGTGCAAGAACCTCAAGCTTTTTGTACATGTTTCAACAG GATTACGTCTTGGTGTAGCGTATGTTAATGGAAGACGAGAAGGGATAATCTTTGAAAAGCCGTTGAGTATGggagaaaatgggaaaaagGAGGATGACGGgacgtcttcatccttgttTCCTCGACTGGATGTAACCGATGAGATAAACCTGGCTATGAAATCATGCATAGCCTCAACGGAGAATGATTTGaccaaaaatttgaaaagactAGGCCTAGAGAg GGCTGCATTCTACGGATGGTACACTACATATCACATGACGAAAGCAATGGGTGAGATGGTGATCAATGAAATGAGAGGAGACGTGCCGGTGCTGATCGTCCGACCATCTGTTATCGAGAGTAGCTACAAAGAGCCGATCCCTGGATGGATACAGGGAAATAG AATGTTCGATCCGGTGATTATGTCTTATGGAAAAGGGCTGCTTCCGGCTTATCTTGCGGATCCAGATGTATATATGGATATT GTCCCAGTTGATCTGGTGGCAAATACAATTATTGCAGCTATTGCCAAACATGGAATTGTCAAAAAACCAGACTTGAATGTCTACCATGCGGCAACTAACTTTGTGAATCCTTTGCAATATTCTGACTTTTTCGACTACATTTATGAATACTTCAATGCAAAGCCTGCAACCCTGTCTGGAAGCATTGCAAAGATGAAATTATTCAAAGAATTCGGTGACTTCTCTAAGTACATAAGAGATGAATTGCTCCAGCCTGATGGAGTGACAAATGCAATGACGCCCCAAAAGCTTCAGAAACAATACAAAGCAAAGGTTGCCTATGCGGAGCAGTTGTGCAAAATGTATGAATTCATAGGATTCTTTCAAGCAAG GTTTCATACGGGCAACACTCGGAAGTTATTAGAAGAGATGTCGGAAGAGGAGAAGCTTTGTTTTGAAGTTGATGCAAGAAAAATAGattggagaaaatattttgtccaaATTCACATCCCGGGTTTCAGAAAGCATGTGCTTAATGACACAAAAGTATCTGTCTAA
- the LOC105158830 gene encoding 6,7-dimethyl-8-ribityllumazine synthase, chloroplastic, producing the protein MAAFAAYSSLLPRTSPLTPINLHPSAPRYCCFSFSDKNNARIDLAAATAAPLSASPLQQLHRGFGLWAEMPRKREFLSQTSAVRQLTGSLTSAEGLRFAIVVARFNEIITRPLLDGALDTFKKYSVKEEDIDVVWVPGSFEIGLVAEKLGKSRKYQAVLCIGAVIRGDTSHYDAVANSAASGVLTAGLQSGVPCIFGVLTCDDLEQAMNRAGGKSGNKGAEAALTAIEMASLFEHHLKF; encoded by the exons ATGGCTGCGTTCGCCGCATATTCGTCTCTTCTTCCTCGTACTTCACCGCTTACCCCCATAAATCTTCATCCTTCTGCACCCCGCTACTGCTGCTTCTCCTTTTCTGATAAAAACAATGCACGTATAGATTTAGCAGCAGCCACTGCTGCTCCACTTTCCGCATCGCCACTCCAACAACTTCACCGAG GTTTCGGACTTTGGGCTGAGATGCCGAGGAAAAGGGAATTTCTTTCACAGACCTCCGCTGTTCGACAGTTGACTGGCTCGCTTACCTCAGCTGAGGGCCTCCGGTTTGCAATA GTGGTGGCTCGCTTCAATGAGATCATTACCAGGCCTCTGTTGGATGGAGCTTTGGATACTTTCAAGAAATACTCAGTTAAAGAAGAAGATATCGAT GTTGTATGGGTCCCAGGTAGCTTTGAAATTGGCCTAGTAGCTGAGAAGCTTGGGAAGTCACGAAAATATCAAGCAGTCCTGTGTATTGGGGCTGTG ATTAGAGGTGATACCTCCCACTATGATGCTGTGGCCAATTCAGCCGCTTCTGGAGTACTAACGGCAGGTCTACAGTCAG GTGTTCCTTGCATATTTGGTGTCTTAACATGTGATGACTTGGAGCAG GCAATGAATCGAGCTGGTGGCAAGTCGGGAAACAAAGGTGCTGAAGCAGCTCTGACAGCT ATTGAGATGGCATCGTTATTTGAGCATCATCTGAAGTTCTGA